A single genomic interval of Nostoc commune NIES-4072 harbors:
- a CDS encoding DUF1345 domain-containing protein has product MTVFLRLPNTIHLANRILTAWILGVFCFLTLVVLMMCSATPQKTRYRAQRQEAQHLAIFILVVITACTSIFAIGLMQAINDSKNIPESALALQIALSLVAVICSWFLTHTMFALHYATCYYHPDFLNEEIGYVGGLSFPGDELPDYWDFMYFSFTIGMTAQTSDVSLPALGMRRLAIGHAMISFFFYMVILASSVNVASGLI; this is encoded by the coding sequence ATGACAGTTTTTTTACGACTGCCAAATACCATACATTTAGCCAATCGCATCCTCACAGCTTGGATTTTAGGAGTTTTCTGCTTTTTGACATTAGTAGTATTAATGATGTGCAGTGCAACTCCCCAAAAAACGCGTTATCGCGCTCAACGTCAAGAAGCCCAACATTTAGCTATTTTTATTTTAGTAGTCATTACTGCCTGTACAAGTATCTTTGCGATTGGGCTAATGCAAGCAATTAACGACAGCAAAAATATTCCTGAATCTGCCTTAGCACTGCAAATTGCGCTGTCTTTAGTAGCTGTTATCTGTTCTTGGTTTCTGACTCACACTATGTTTGCGCTTCACTATGCCACCTGCTACTACCATCCAGATTTCTTGAACGAGGAGATAGGATATGTTGGCGGTTTGAGTTTTCCAGGGGATGAGTTACCTGACTACTGGGACTTTATGTATTTCTCTTTCACTATCGGCATGACAGCTCAAACCTCAGATGTTTCGCTTCCAGCTCTCGGAATGCGAAGGCTTGCTATAGGACATGCAATGATTTCTTTTTTCTTCTACATGGTGATTTTAGCTTCGAGCGTGAATGTGGCATCGGGGCTGATTTAA
- a CDS encoding manganese efflux pump: MHILSAVLLAIAVNVDNFAVGIAYGIKKLQIGWVTNLFIGIISAAGTYLAISVGNDIRNYLSVNVANVLGSFILIAVGIWSIWKTLKRQRRKVRMRQERSFLVAAGSNRAISNSSHNDLSQEFSQEFLQEFSYEKFLEHPEKADVDRSGYIDVQESIALAFGLTLNNLGSGLGGGISNLNVVITSFLVFTLSLLGISGGYFLGDRFTTKISGLRAGILSASLVIITGVYEYFLMP; the protein is encoded by the coding sequence ATGCATATCCTATCTGCTGTATTACTTGCGATCGCAGTTAACGTCGATAATTTTGCGGTTGGTATCGCTTACGGAATTAAAAAACTCCAAATCGGCTGGGTTACTAACCTATTTATTGGTATAATTTCCGCAGCCGGCACATATCTGGCGATTTCCGTCGGGAATGACATTAGAAATTACTTGTCTGTAAATGTCGCCAATGTATTGGGTAGCTTTATCTTGATAGCCGTCGGAATTTGGAGTATCTGGAAAACACTCAAACGCCAACGTCGAAAAGTCAGGATGCGTCAAGAAAGGAGTTTTTTAGTCGCAGCAGGTTCAAACCGGGCCATATCTAATAGCTCCCACAACGATTTATCACAAGAATTTTCTCAAGAATTCTTGCAAGAGTTTTCTTACGAAAAATTCTTGGAACATCCTGAAAAAGCAGATGTAGACCGCTCAGGTTATATTGATGTGCAAGAATCTATTGCTCTGGCGTTTGGCTTGACTCTCAATAATTTAGGTTCGGGATTAGGTGGTGGAATTTCTAACTTAAATGTGGTTATTACCTCCTTTTTAGTTTTTACCCTCAGCTTGTTGGGAATATCAGGCGGATACTTTCTAGGCGATCGCTTTACGACCAAGATATCTGGACTTCGGGCTGGTATCCTCTCAGCATCTCTGGTTATCATCACTGGGGTGTATGAATATTTCCTTATGCCTTAG
- a CDS encoding DUF454 family protein, whose translation MLKQIRNAGRIVVGSICTVLGVIGILLPLVPGTPFLLVAAFCFSTLES comes from the coding sequence ATGCTCAAGCAAATCAGAAACGCCGGGAGAATTGTCGTTGGTTCCATTTGTACTGTTTTGGGTGTAATTGGGATACTTCTCCCCTTGGTTCCCGGTACTCCTTTTCTTCTTGTTGCTGCTTTCTGTTTCAGTACTTTGGAATCATAA
- a CDS encoding helix-turn-helix domain-containing protein produces the protein MQQGYSYRKIAEILNLSKTTVNDIVKRHRQSAKKPELEREF, from the coding sequence GTGCAACAGGGGTACTCTTACCGCAAAATTGCAGAAATTCTCAACCTTAGCAAGACAACTGTCAATGATATTGTCAAACGCCACAGACAGTCAGCCAAGAAACCAGAGTTGGAGAGGGAATTTTGA
- a CDS encoding DUF1345 domain-containing protein yields the protein MEFGILLSLIENSKPRLLLSLVLAGVVFLLLSPASLEFRLLAAWDTGVLCFLILVGLMMIGANHQQTRHCAQRQEIDHLAVFILVVFIAFASLFVIAAVLAKHKDSFTPEVGLSIVAIICSWLLMQTTFVLHYAAFYYRKHSFAPKAEYIGGLDFSSGEPPDYLDFMYFTFTLGMTSQTSDTALVSSAMRRLALGHTVMSFFFYSVILTLTISIISGLI from the coding sequence ATGGAATTTGGCATTTTACTTAGTCTGATTGAAAATTCTAAACCTCGTTTGCTGTTATCGTTGGTACTGGCCGGGGTTGTTTTTCTGCTACTATCGCCTGCAAGCTTGGAATTTCGCCTGCTTGCTGCTTGGGATACGGGAGTTTTATGTTTTTTAATACTAGTGGGTTTAATGATGATTGGCGCAAATCATCAACAAACACGTCATTGTGCACAGCGACAGGAAATTGACCATTTGGCAGTTTTTATTTTGGTTGTTTTTATAGCTTTTGCTAGTTTGTTTGTTATTGCAGCAGTGCTAGCAAAACATAAAGATAGTTTTACTCCTGAGGTTGGGCTATCCATAGTGGCAATTATCTGCTCTTGGCTGTTGATGCAAACTACTTTTGTGCTGCATTATGCCGCATTTTATTACCGTAAGCATTCCTTTGCTCCAAAAGCAGAATATATAGGAGGGCTAGATTTCTCCAGTGGGGAACCGCCTGACTATTTGGACTTTATGTATTTCACATTTACTCTGGGTATGACCTCCCAGACTTCGGATACAGCACTTGTCTCATCTGCCATGCGACGACTAGCTTTAGGACATACAGTGATGTCGTTCTTTTTCTACAGCGTCATTCTTACTCTAACGATCAGCATTATTTCTGGACTGATCTAA
- a CDS encoding P-type ATPase produces the protein MFYEVVHSTLGRCRIRVPRLADDLEFAEKLNRLVESLQFVTEVRINPAASSLIVNYNVSVVNFEDAQKYLSTCIEKASCIQQTNLIETSDEETIEESDLIPEVNQWRDLGLPLLSLSLAVFAAPLELPPLLIIIAIAGAAMPWFNRATDSIVNQRHPNIDLLDSAWMTLQTVQGQYIAPALKTSLVEIRRSLRGTVNEAKEQKALDFLNYLHQDIWVQRDQLQPAVRAIELQAGDRITIHAGEIIPVDGRILFGSGLVDCSYLTSITTPMHYSLGQEVYASSRLLEGELSILVERTGENTRLGLIAHLMQSTPVHDTHIGAQQAEFVKNAIVPTLVLGGTIFAATGNLGAAISPFQFDFGSGIPISISTTILSALTHAVQNGIYIRSGRVVELLTQLDTLVIHDSALLYLNTTASDCIKAIATLKEQGITVYLVSDDSLAKTTILAEKFGIHANHILAESYPQQQANLVDGLRSQGGCVAVLGINGDCQADISVSLAFRGNVCTETADVVLLDQQLQRLIYAIAIAKRAMEVVYQNTATIVVPNLMMQIGGGMFFGVNPVWNVIVNNGSAFIAEFLNSSRPIFDSIAPSQQKNNHQTNATALPTTSTDFHFGVNIVKTLLAN, from the coding sequence ATGTTTTACGAAGTCGTTCATAGCACCCTGGGGCGCTGCCGTATTCGTGTACCCAGGCTGGCAGATGACTTAGAGTTTGCTGAAAAGCTCAATCGCTTGGTTGAGTCGTTGCAGTTTGTCACAGAGGTTCGCATCAATCCCGCAGCTAGTTCGCTGATTGTTAACTACAATGTTAGTGTGGTTAATTTTGAAGATGCCCAAAAATATCTGTCAACCTGTATTGAAAAGGCGAGTTGTATTCAACAAACGAATCTGATTGAAACTTCTGATGAAGAAACTATAGAAGAATCTGACCTGATTCCAGAAGTTAACCAATGGAGAGATTTAGGTCTACCTCTGCTCAGTCTGAGTCTGGCAGTATTTGCAGCTCCGTTGGAGTTACCACCTTTGTTGATCATAATAGCGATCGCGGGTGCTGCGATGCCTTGGTTCAATCGAGCAACTGACAGCATTGTTAACCAGCGTCATCCTAACATTGATCTTTTAGACTCGGCGTGGATGACTCTACAAACCGTCCAAGGCCAATATATTGCCCCAGCTTTGAAAACCAGTTTAGTAGAAATCCGTAGAAGCTTGCGCGGTACAGTTAATGAAGCTAAAGAACAAAAAGCCCTAGACTTTTTAAATTATTTGCATCAAGATATTTGGGTGCAGCGTGATCAATTACAGCCAGCAGTAAGAGCAATAGAGTTGCAAGCGGGCGATCGCATTACGATTCACGCTGGTGAAATAATTCCTGTAGATGGTAGGATTCTATTTGGTAGTGGTTTGGTGGATTGCTCCTACCTCACAAGCATAACTACACCTATGCATTATTCTCTAGGGCAAGAGGTCTACGCCTCTTCTCGGTTATTAGAGGGAGAATTGTCTATCTTAGTAGAACGGACGGGTGAAAATACTCGCCTGGGATTGATTGCTCATCTTATGCAATCTACTCCGGTGCATGATACGCACATTGGGGCACAACAAGCAGAATTTGTGAAAAATGCCATCGTGCCAACCTTAGTTTTAGGCGGTACTATTTTTGCTGCAACAGGTAATTTAGGAGCTGCTATTTCTCCTTTTCAGTTTGACTTTGGTAGTGGTATTCCTATTTCTATCTCAACAACCATCCTTTCTGCCTTGACTCACGCTGTCCAAAATGGCATTTATATTCGTAGTGGTCGTGTTGTGGAGTTGTTGACTCAGTTAGATACCCTTGTCATCCATGACTCTGCACTATTGTATTTAAATACAACTGCATCAGACTGTATTAAGGCGATCGCTACCCTAAAAGAACAGGGCATTACTGTCTACCTCGTCAGTGACGATAGTTTAGCAAAAACTACCATTCTTGCGGAAAAATTTGGCATTCATGCCAACCATATCCTTGCAGAATCTTATCCCCAACAACAAGCAAACTTAGTTGATGGACTCCGCAGCCAAGGAGGATGTGTAGCAGTGCTGGGAATAAATGGTGATTGTCAAGCAGACATTTCTGTTTCACTTGCCTTCAGGGGGAATGTTTGTACAGAAACAGCAGATGTCGTGCTTCTTGATCAGCAATTGCAACGATTAATTTATGCTATTGCGATCGCTAAACGAGCAATGGAGGTAGTTTACCAAAATACGGCAACTATTGTTGTTCCCAACCTGATGATGCAAATTGGTGGCGGTATGTTCTTTGGTGTCAATCCAGTTTGGAATGTCATTGTTAATAATGGCTCGGCATTCATTGCTGAATTCTTGAATAGTTCGCGCCCCATTTTTGATTCAATTGCGCCATCACAACAGAAAAACAATCACCAGACAAATGCTACAGCACTTCCTACCACTTCGACCGACTTCCATTTCGGGGTAAATATAGTGAAGACACTGTTGGCGAATTAA
- a CDS encoding anthrone oxygenase family protein: MTFDYSLFGLKLLAALGCGLIAGVFFAFSTFVMNALAQIPPTQGIAAMQSINIAAINPFFMTALFGTAAACVFLFIFSLLRWHQPGAVYLLVGSLLYLVGTLGVTIVFNVPLNDALARVEPGSSIELSLWSSYLANWTIWNHIRTGTAFAAAASFTLALCVVTN; the protein is encoded by the coding sequence TTGACATTTGACTACTCGCTTTTCGGATTGAAACTTTTAGCCGCGCTCGGCTGTGGGTTGATTGCTGGAGTCTTCTTCGCTTTTTCGACCTTTGTAATGAATGCTCTTGCCCAAATACCGCCGACACAGGGGATTGCTGCCATGCAATCCATCAATATCGCGGCGATCAATCCGTTCTTTATGACGGCGCTATTCGGAACGGCTGCGGCTTGCGTTTTTCTATTTATCTTCTCACTATTAAGGTGGCATCAACCTGGTGCTGTCTACTTGCTCGTCGGCAGCCTGCTTTATCTCGTTGGCACATTAGGCGTGACTATTGTTTTCAATGTGCCACTCAACGACGCGCTGGCCAGAGTCGAGCCGGGTAGCTCCATCGAACTTTCTTTATGGTCTAGCTACCTTGCCAACTGGACAATATGGAATCATATTCGGACGGGGACGGCGTTTGCGGCTGCGGCATCATTCACCCTCGCGCTCTGCGTAGTAACAAATTAA
- a CDS encoding DUF5132 domain-containing protein, which yields MFELEALLLGLEPMTAAVIGVGALAIAPIVGAVDAATGSNLSDSARSTAKTGLVWVFQAFDKVQASAAEASESFQDLIAEAKSDIRSSKNGTSEVAPREVTIG from the coding sequence ATGTTTGAACTAGAAGCTTTATTGCTAGGACTAGAGCCAATGACTGCTGCGGTAATTGGTGTTGGCGCACTAGCTATTGCCCCTATTGTTGGTGCTGTAGATGCTGCGACGGGTAGCAATTTATCTGACTCAGCGCGATCGACAGCTAAGACTGGATTAGTTTGGGTTTTCCAAGCCTTTGACAAAGTGCAAGCTAGCGCTGCTGAAGCTTCCGAATCCTTCCAGGATTTAATTGCAGAAGCCAAATCTGATATCAGGTCTTCCAAGAATGGCACAAGTGAAGTAGCTCCCCGTGAGGTAACGATTGGGTAA
- a CDS encoding ribbon-helix-helix protein, CopG family, whose protein sequence is MNKQWAVKRLTINLTSSEADKLEKYCLMTGRPATDVIRELIRSLPTEKT, encoded by the coding sequence ATGAATAAACAATGGGCTGTTAAACGACTTACAATCAATCTGACATCAAGTGAAGCAGACAAATTGGAAAAATACTGTTTAATGACTGGCAGACCAGCAACCGATGTGATCCGGGAATTAATTCGCTCTCTACCAACTGAAAAAACATAA
- a CDS encoding ParB/RepB/Spo0J family partition protein: MSFIAIDRVSIQPNRRPLNDRKVAELMQSIKANGLLNPITIDQNFNLIAGLHRLTACRLLGLEQIEYRIITCEDVDHARLAEIDENLIRNELEVLERSELWLERDQILERIGLRAQSGENQYTKKGGESISPPGKTTLQLAQEAGYNKRTYQLGKQIAKNIDPEVKEVIKKTPVAKSHSTLLKIARAGSKEREQAEQAEQKAQEAKRQQKQEEMETQAKLAAEARIKLKEQQLIVLQSSTAQKQAKQCIKSAKPQVEKKINATPILPRAELGDEWILDKHLIYCDDTAEDKFIGLLPSNAALAIATLSSEWNHDYLINEAHVVAVLACEGHIQDFCARHRMPFRFEWVLGELYVGIYSQATIVKPEKPVDIEGVEGIVAYLISLYTNHDNFVIAPFLGHGEVLIACERMGRICFAGDKVTENVDRAIARWQKWTGQEAKREKHCYT; the protein is encoded by the coding sequence ATGTCCTTTATTGCCATTGATAGGGTTAGTATCCAGCCCAACAGGCGTCCTCTGAACGACCGAAAAGTTGCTGAGTTGATGCAATCTATTAAGGCAAACGGACTCTTGAACCCTATAACCATCGATCAAAATTTCAATCTGATTGCAGGACTGCACCGCCTAACTGCTTGCAGGCTCTTGGGGCTGGAACAGATTGAATACCGGATTATAACTTGTGAGGACGTAGACCATGCCAGATTGGCTGAAATCGATGAAAACCTCATTCGTAATGAACTAGAAGTCTTAGAACGCTCTGAACTCTGGCTAGAGAGAGACCAAATCTTAGAGCGGATAGGTTTGCGTGCTCAATCTGGAGAGAACCAATACACCAAAAAAGGGGGTGAATCAATTTCACCCCCTGGTAAAACTACACTACAACTAGCTCAAGAGGCAGGTTATAACAAGCGGACATATCAATTAGGAAAGCAAATTGCTAAAAATATTGACCCAGAAGTTAAAGAGGTAATTAAGAAAACACCTGTTGCCAAGAGTCACTCCACTTTGTTAAAAATAGCCAGAGCAGGTAGTAAAGAGCGCGAGCAAGCAGAACAGGCAGAACAAAAAGCACAAGAAGCGAAGCGTCAGCAAAAGCAAGAAGAAATGGAAACACAAGCCAAGTTAGCAGCAGAGGCTAGAATCAAGCTTAAGGAACAGCAATTGATTGTACTACAAAGCTCTACTGCTCAAAAACAGGCAAAACAGTGTATAAAATCTGCTAAACCACAAGTTGAAAAAAAAATCAATGCTACTCCAATTCTACCAAGGGCAGAGTTAGGAGATGAGTGGATACTTGATAAGCATTTAATTTACTGTGATGATACGGCTGAAGATAAATTTATTGGCCTTCTTCCTTCCAATGCTGCTTTAGCGATCGCTACTCTTTCATCTGAGTGGAATCACGATTATCTCATTAATGAAGCTCATGTTGTTGCTGTGCTAGCTTGCGAAGGACATATCCAAGATTTTTGTGCTCGCCATCGTATGCCCTTTAGATTTGAGTGGGTCTTGGGTGAATTATATGTCGGGATTTACTCTCAAGCTACCATTGTCAAACCAGAAAAGCCTGTTGACATTGAGGGTGTAGAGGGAATTGTTGCTTATTTAATTAGTTTGTATACAAACCATGATAATTTTGTGATTGCACCTTTTTTAGGACATGGTGAAGTATTAATTGCCTGTGAAAGGATGGGACGCATCTGCTTTGCTGGTGACAAAGTCACAGAGAATGTTGACCGAGCGATCGCTCGGTGGCAAAAGTGGACAGGACAAGAGGCGAAAAGAGAAAAACACTGTTATACGTAG
- a CDS encoding HMA2 domain-containing protein has product MDYQIVHAVEGRIRIRIPLLAEEAEYASKLQKRVESLNYVTDVRINPLAESMVVTYKYKFVSCTVMQTHLQEAIAQVASPQSQSAPAAPELAVVEEKSSGVSTGVLQESFAYRGEEVNPDKDPWEDETTPAIEPPSNEVQADLSTPQISTVEDAQTKDELVDTVTEQANSDVTPLQTSALARRLDVHPKALSRYKSKPDFSQWSQKKDPNSIAWTYDSVSKIFCPTELTVTTDQSNPEEQRMQTEVEKVGSEVLGEVVGGIVGETVGGILAGPIGMVVGEEVGTVAGAILGEDLGKEAEHVNYLEAEKYPELEAQEQTEVSAGETTGEKIGETVGEIVGEVLLGQEGGVIGKDMGEKIGSAVTEILEKEVIVNRESGEQESDQN; this is encoded by the coding sequence ATGGATTATCAAATTGTTCATGCTGTTGAAGGACGGATTCGCATTCGGATTCCCTTATTAGCTGAGGAAGCAGAGTATGCCAGTAAATTGCAAAAGCGGGTTGAGTCCTTGAACTATGTTACCGATGTTCGGATTAACCCTCTAGCTGAGTCAATGGTTGTCACTTATAAATATAAGTTTGTTTCATGTACTGTGATGCAGACTCATCTTCAAGAAGCGATCGCACAAGTGGCTTCTCCACAGTCCCAGTCTGCACCTGCTGCACCGGAACTAGCAGTAGTAGAAGAGAAATCATCGGGAGTTTCAACAGGAGTTTTACAAGAGTCGTTTGCTTATAGGGGGGAAGAGGTTAACCCAGATAAAGACCCTTGGGAAGATGAGACGACTCCAGCAATTGAGCCACCCAGCAATGAAGTCCAAGCAGATTTATCTACGCCACAGATATCAACGGTTGAGGACGCCCAAACCAAGGATGAGTTAGTAGATACTGTTACAGAGCAAGCAAATTCTGATGTAACACCGTTGCAAACATCAGCTTTAGCAAGGCGTTTAGACGTACATCCTAAAGCTTTAAGCCGATATAAGTCAAAGCCTGACTTTAGCCAATGGAGCCAGAAAAAAGACCCAAACAGCATTGCTTGGACTTATGATAGTGTCTCAAAAATCTTTTGCCCAACGGAGCTAACTGTAACTACAGATCAGTCTAATCCTGAAGAACAAAGGATGCAGACGGAAGTAGAAAAAGTTGGAAGTGAAGTGCTAGGTGAAGTAGTTGGAGGAATTGTTGGCGAAACTGTAGGGGGTATACTTGCAGGGCCGATAGGAATGGTTGTTGGTGAAGAAGTTGGCACTGTCGCGGGTGCAATCTTGGGAGAGGATTTAGGTAAAGAAGCCGAACATGTCAATTACCTAGAGGCAGAAAAGTACCCTGAACTAGAAGCGCAAGAACAAACAGAAGTTTCGGCGGGTGAAACAACAGGAGAAAAAATTGGTGAGACTGTGGGAGAAATTGTTGGTGAGGTTTTATTGGGACAAGAGGGTGGAGTAATTGGTAAAGATATGGGCGAAAAAATTGGCTCGGCTGTTACAGAAATACTTGAGAAAGAAGTAATAGTGAACAGAGAGTCTGGTGAACAAGAATCTGATCAAAATTAG
- a CDS encoding Get3/ArsA fold putative tail anchor-mediating ATPase NosAFP, which translates to MSRIITFLGKADTRHTTVAIATAKWFAQYSQRVLLVTHNPNPSAELLLETSLKATPQEIAPNLSVVQLQATVLLEQVWEEVKKWLALYLPPSVKMEIYSGEVIILPGFDSLLSFNALRKYYQSEDYDVIIYDGRGDLESLRMLGIPNIADWYFRRFREALESLDLSKIADSIGGPLASALLSANMDTRKVQDAIVQIQDWIAKSVAVVGDAKRLSAYLVTTDEPAAIAEARWLWGSAQQVDLRVSGVLAYQSYEAANKTELEQAFAPLKVNLIPALQKHNWEPLLEALPDFKTIPHVPQPLTVDLVQRQVQVFLPGFSKSQVKLTQLGTELTVEAGDQRRNIVLPDELRNQPVTGGKFEEPYLVISF; encoded by the coding sequence ATGAGCAGAATTATTACATTTTTAGGCAAGGCGGATACGAGACATACCACAGTGGCGATCGCCACTGCTAAATGGTTTGCTCAGTATTCTCAACGGGTGCTACTAGTAACCCACAATCCCAATCCCAGCGCAGAACTGCTGTTAGAAACTTCCCTCAAAGCAACTCCCCAAGAGATTGCGCCTAATCTAAGTGTGGTACAGTTGCAAGCAACAGTACTATTAGAACAAGTTTGGGAAGAAGTCAAAAAGTGGTTGGCTCTCTACCTCCCGCCCTCTGTAAAAATGGAGATATATTCGGGAGAGGTGATTATCCTACCGGGTTTTGACAGCCTTCTGTCTTTCAACGCTCTGCGAAAGTACTATCAAAGTGAAGACTATGATGTCATCATCTATGATGGGCGGGGAGATTTAGAATCATTGAGAATGCTGGGCATTCCCAACATTGCAGATTGGTATTTTCGCCGATTTCGTGAAGCGTTAGAATCTCTAGATTTGAGTAAAATCGCCGACTCGATTGGAGGGCCTCTCGCTAGTGCTTTGTTGAGTGCAAATATGGACACCCGAAAAGTGCAAGATGCTATTGTGCAGATTCAAGATTGGATTGCTAAAAGCGTTGCAGTTGTAGGAGATGCCAAAAGGTTAAGTGCTTATTTAGTGACTACAGATGAACCAGCAGCCATCGCTGAGGCTCGTTGGCTTTGGGGTAGTGCACAGCAGGTTGATTTGCGAGTAAGTGGGGTTTTAGCTTATCAAAGTTATGAAGCAGCTAACAAAACTGAACTAGAGCAAGCTTTTGCTCCATTGAAAGTAAACCTAATTCCAGCGTTGCAAAAACACAATTGGGAACCTCTACTAGAGGCACTACCAGATTTTAAAACTATTCCTCATGTTCCCCAACCTTTAACAGTTGATTTGGTGCAACGTCAGGTACAAGTATTCTTGCCAGGATTCAGCAAATCGCAAGTCAAGCTTACCCAGTTGGGTACAGAACTCACGGTTGAAGCAGGTGATCAACGGCGAAATATTGTTTTACCAGATGAACTACGAAATCAGCCAGTTACCGGAGGCAAATTTGAAGAACCTTATTTGGTTATTTCATTTTAG
- the cax gene encoding calcium/proton exchanger: MTTKDKILLCMLVFVPISFITEWLHLHPVIVFLTSGLAIIPLAAWIANSTEEIATVVGPSLGGLLNATFGNATEMIISIVALRAGLVEVVKASITGTIVANLLLALGAAIFLGGLRFKEQSFQPTVARINASSLNLALVVLLTPTAIDFTSKGLQPTTINNFSAVAAILLLVFYLLMLLFSMKTHRDMYELRATELDEAKQAEIKSHQHQTSLWKNVAILLICTIALVFVSDVLVASLQKAISTLGFTSLFTGVILIPLFGGAVEYITAATFAMKNKMDLAVAVAMGSSLQIAMFVAPILVLVGQFMGEPMNLDFNPFEVLAVAIAVFITNSISTDGNSNWLEGALLLITYAVLGAAFYFHP, encoded by the coding sequence ATGACAACAAAAGATAAAATCCTGCTTTGTATGTTGGTTTTTGTACCCATTTCCTTTATAACGGAATGGCTGCATTTACATCCTGTGATTGTTTTCCTTACTTCTGGTTTAGCAATTATTCCCTTAGCAGCGTGGATTGCTAATTCTACAGAGGAAATTGCTACTGTTGTCGGGCCATCTCTCGGCGGGTTGCTCAATGCTACTTTTGGCAACGCAACTGAGATGATTATCTCTATTGTTGCCCTTCGTGCGGGTTTGGTGGAGGTAGTAAAAGCCAGCATTACAGGTACTATCGTTGCTAACCTACTCCTGGCTCTAGGAGCAGCAATTTTCTTGGGAGGGTTACGTTTTAAAGAGCAAAGTTTTCAGCCTACGGTGGCCCGAATTAATGCTTCTTCACTAAATCTGGCGTTGGTAGTGCTACTTACACCTACTGCTATCGACTTCACATCTAAAGGATTACAGCCTACAACTATCAATAATTTTTCTGCGGTTGCTGCGATTTTGCTGTTAGTGTTTTACCTGTTGATGCTGCTGTTTTCTATGAAAACCCACAGGGATATGTATGAACTCAGAGCTACTGAGCTTGATGAAGCAAAACAGGCAGAAATTAAGTCTCATCAACATCAAACATCTTTGTGGAAGAATGTTGCTATCTTGCTAATTTGTACTATTGCGTTGGTATTTGTTTCTGATGTTTTAGTTGCAAGTTTACAAAAAGCGATTAGTACTTTAGGCTTTACTAGTTTATTTACAGGGGTAATTCTGATTCCACTTTTTGGAGGTGCTGTAGAGTATATTACTGCTGCGACCTTTGCGATGAAAAATAAAATGGATTTAGCAGTAGCAGTGGCGATGGGTTCTAGCCTGCAAATTGCTATGTTTGTTGCTCCAATTTTGGTGTTAGTGGGGCAGTTTATGGGGGAACCGATGAATCTAGATTTTAACCCATTTGAAGTATTAGCTGTGGCGATCGCTGTTTTCATCACCAACTCCATCAGCACAGATGGAAACTCTAACTGGCTAGAAGGAGCCTTACTGCTAATTACCTACGCAGTTTTAGGAGCAGCATTCTATTTTCATCCATAA